From the genome of Sulfurimonas paralvinellae:
CCAAGTGCTTGCAGCACCTCCTGAAGCGTTTTCAAGTTCCAAAAGTCCAACATATACACTACCATATTGAAATGTTGCCGTGATATACTGTCTTTCTCTACCTGCAATACTGCATCTTACATATGCTCTATCGGTTGTCGGATCTATTACCTGTTGCATTTTTTGATTACCATGAACTATAAGATTTTTTATGCTCTTTCGAGTGGCCAAAAAATTCATATATTGAGAAAATTCATCAAAGTTATGAGTGTACTCTTTTTTCTCCTGCTCTTTTTTTTCATATTCATTAGATATGCGTGTTTTGCGGATCTTTTTCTCTAAACTTTTCGATGACTCCGTTAAACTTTGATCGACAACTTCATTTGCCATCTCCTCCTGATATATTTTTAAAACCTGTGGAATATCTTCACTCGCCACAGTATCTTCTATGATTTCAATATCATCAAGACTACTGCAAGATCTTCTTTTTGAGCGAATTGTTCTATGTTGCTTTTTCTTGCTTGCACCTTCAACTTTTAAGATCTCTGTTGTCACTCCCGGTATCTCTTTTTTCACCGTTGGAAGATTTTCAAACTCATCTAAATTAATAGAGCTTGTCTTACTTTCTCGTAATACCTGGAGTTTTTTGAACCCAATATCTGAATTATCATCTAAAATTTCATGCACATAGATAATTCTCTTGCCACTATTCCAAAACTCATGCACTTTTGCTTTTAAAGAAAAATCCTCATCGACAGGCAGTTTTGCTTTAATTGGCATATCATTTGGTGATCTTGAAGTTTTTTCTTGCGTATAATCGATATAAACATTTATAAAGTTTCCCATCCTATCAAACATTTGTGTGGCATACTCGATTGTAGCAAAGCGACAGATAAACGGTGCTTCTGCTTTAGTAACATATTTTGGAATGGTTATTGAAGCTTGAACACCATCATTATGTACTGCAATGTATAAGTCATCTAACTTACATCTAAGTGCTGCTTCACGCATAACAGTTGTTCTATAATAGTAATAAATTGCAACTGCATAATGAGGAATAATTATTGTCTCAAATCTATTGTCAATTTTAAAACATGGTGTTTTTTTGGTATCATTTAAATAGGTTCTTTTCCAGCCCAAAAGCTCAACAATTTTGTCTTCATCTATCAATTTATCGAGAATTATATCTTTGTCTATTATCTGATACTGGGAAAGTTCAATTTGTTTTTTAGTTATTAGCAGATTGCTCTTGCTTTTTTTGTCTTGTTTACCATTTTTATATGGCTGATGAAATCGAAACTTTGTAAAGAAGATTTCGGGAGAGAGATGCACATCAAAAAATTCATTTTTCGTAATGTTTTTAACAGCTACTTTAAACATAGAGTTTCCGTAATCTTCGTAGTCAATTTTTAAACGAAGCGGCATCAAAAACATAAAAGTATCATCTTTATTTTTTGTCATAAACTCAGGAATGATACTTTTTGGTTTCTTCATCTTGCTATCTCATTCTCAAACTTTATTGTAACTATTCGCATACTTTAATGAACATTCTCACACTTTATTGGATCTTGCAGCCATTTTTATATAGATGTGCAGTATCTCAATCGCAGCAGGGGTAATACCGCTGATGTTCATTGCCGCTTGCAGTGTCGGCGGGTTGAAATCCGCCAATTTTTCCTGTACCTCTTTTGAGAGTCCGCTAACAATGGTAAAATCAAAGCCTTCAGGAATTTTTACTTTAAGATATTTCTTCATTCGCTCTATCTCTTCACTCTGCTTATCGATGTAACGCGCATACTTTCCTTCGACAAGTATCTCATCTTGAATGTATGCATCAAATTTTTCAAGTTCCGGAACGATTTTGAGCATCTTCTCAACCGTAAAGCTTTTACGCGCTACAAGCTGCTGTGCAGTTGAAACATCCTTGAGCGGTTCTTCATCCATAGAGGCAAGCAGTGTATTGAACTCTTTGTTTGGAGTAAATCTTGTCTCCTCCAAAAGCTGCGCACCGTAACGAATCTGTTCATCTTTTTGCTTGACACGTTCATAGAACTCATCTGAAATAAGCCCGAGTTCGTGACCGTAATGAGCCAGACGGGTATCGGCACTCTCCTCACGCAAGAGCAGTCTGTACTCCGCACGGCTTGTAAACATACGGTAAGGCTCGTTCGTTCCTTTAGTAACAAGGTCGTCTATGAGCACACCAATATAAGCTTCATCACGACGTAGTATCAACGGCTCTTTATCCTGCAGTGACAGGCTTGCATTTATCCCTGCCATGATTCCCTGCGCAGCCGCTTCTTCGTAGCCTGTCGTTCCGTTTATCTGTCCGGCACAATAGAGTCCTTTGATCTTCTTCGTCTCGAGTGAATGTTTAAGCTCACGCGGATCGACAAAATCGTACTCGATAGCATAGCCGTAACGCACGATCTTCGCTTTTTCCATCCCTTTTACCGAGTGAATCATATCACGCTGCACATCAGGCGGCAAAGAGGTGCTCATACCGTTGATATAGCACTCCGTATTGTCCGCAGTCTGGGGTTCTATGAAAAGATGGTGTCGCTCTTTGTCCGGAAATTTATCTATCTTGTCTTCGATTGAAGGGCAGTATCTTGGTGATTTCCCTGCAATCTGTCCTGTAAAGAGCGGTGCTCTGTAGAAATTCGATTCAATGATGTTGTGTGTATTCTCATTTGTATAGGCAATGTAGCAAGGCAGTTGTTTTTTTGTCGCACGAAATTGCTCTCTATCAGTTCGAAAAGAAAAAGGGTTCGGCAGTGCGTCACCGTCTTGTTTTTCCATTTGGTCAAAGTCGATAGTGGAGCTGTCTATACGTGCACAGGTTCCCGTCTTTAAACGTGCCATAGTAAGCCCTGCATCATTTTTCAGTGAAGCTGAAAGTCCTACACTTGTCTGCTCTCCAAAGCGTCCGCCAACCTGCTGAATCTCACCGACATGGATGATGCCGTTTAAAAACGTTCCGCTTGTTATGATGACCTTTTTGGCTTGGTATTCATTTAAAAGAGCGGTTTTTACGCCTTTTACTTCTCCATTATCAATGATTAACGACTCCACTGTATCTTGAGCGAGGTCAAGATTTGGTGTATTTAAGATGGTATTTCTTGCGATGACACGGTACTTGTCCATATCTATCTGTGCGCGGCTTCCTCGAACTGCAGGACCTTTTGTCTGGTTAAGTATGCGAAACTGTATGCCCACTTCATCCGTTATGAGCCCCATCTCTCCACCGAGTGCGTCTATCTCACGTACAAGGTGTCCTTTTGCCAAACCGCCTACGGCAGGATTACAACTCGTCGCACCTACATTTTCAGCGAGCATAGAGACCAAAAGTGTTTTATTTCCCATTCGAGCAGAAGCAAGCGCTGCTTCAATACCTGCGTGACCGCCGCCTACTACTATTACATCATAATTCATAAAAAATCCGTTCATTATTTCTTAATGCGAATTTTATCATTTTTCAGTATCATTTGCATAATATAAACGAAATTAATTGAGGTTTTTAAGTTGAGTGACGATTTGTTTAAAGATTACGTTCCGGAGATACTTGTCTATGATGAGGCAGTTGACGGAAGCGGTGAATACAAGATAAGAGATGAACACTTAAATACAAAAGAAAATCTACTCGAAAAGATACGTCGAAAAAAAGCTGCCGCAAAAGGCAATAAAACAGTTTTTCGACAAAACATCAGAACAGAGAATGAGGACAAATGATACAAGAAGCAAATGCTGCATATAATGCAAAAGATTACGAAAAAGCCTATGCGCTTTTCTCACAACTCGCAGAAGAAGGAAATGTCGATGCTATGACCTCTCTTGGCTATATGCATCAAATGGGACAGGGGTGTGAAGTCGATGAAGCAAAAACTCTTGAGCTCTACACAAAAGCAGCAGAGGCGAAACAGCCATATGCCCTTTTTAACCTTGCTATTCTTTACGAAAACGGTGTCGGCGGTGTTGAGCACGATATGTTCAAAGCCCATGAACTGCATATGGAAGCAGCTGTACGAGAAGTTCCCCCTGCCATGTATGAAGTAGCCCTTATGCTTGAGAGAGGTCTTGGATGCATACAAAACTATTCAGAGGCGGCATTTTGGTATGAAGAGGCAGCAAAACGCGGTCACGCAGCCGCTTTTAACAACCTCGGTACGCTTTATAAAGAGGGACACGGAGTTGAACAGGATGATGCAAAATGCTTTATCTGCTTCTCACGCGCTGCCGAAGCAGGTCTTCCCGAAGGTCTCTACAACTTAGGTCTTTTGTACGACCAAGGAGTAGGCTGTGAGATGGACAATGACAAAGCACTGGACTTGTGTCGTAAAGCTGCTTATGCAGGTCATGAAAAAGCAAAATCAATCATAAAAAATCTTCAAGAAGATGGCAAGATAGTCTTTTGATCTTTAATAAAAAGGTATTCATGTGTTTACAGGTCTCATAAGAGAAGTCGCCACTGTCAAAAGTTTTGCAGGCTCGAAACTCAGTATAAAGTCAAAGTACAAAGCCGCTCTTGGTGACTCTATTGCCATCAATGGTGCCTGCTTGACAGTTGTCGAAGTAACACATGACGGCTTTGCAGTAGAACTCTCTCCCGAGAGTCAAAAGCTTCTTGCGATCGAGAACTATAAAAACGAAGTGCATATTGAACCGGCAATGGCGATGGGCGATAGATTTGAAGGGCATATTGTCCAAGGGCATGTCGATACCATCGGTGAGATAGAAGCCATGAAGAACAATGGTAACTCCTATGATGTTTTTGTCAAAGTAGATAAAAAGTTCATCCCTTACATCGTGCCAAAAGGCTCTATTACCATCGATGGTGTAAGTCTGACCGTTAATGATGTCAGCAGTGACAACTTCCGCCTGACGATCATCCCCCACACTATGAAAGAGACACTCTTTAAAAACTACAAAAAAGGCTCACGTGTCAATGTGGAGACCGATATGTTCGCCCGTTACATCGCCCATATACTCAAACACCAGTCAGGCTCAAAAGATTCTCTTTCTTGGGATGAAGTCGATGCAATTTCCGCTGCATTTTAAGGCAAAATTATAAAAAATCAAGTTTTAAAAGACACCTTTGGGCATAACGATTTTCGCTCCCTGCAAGAAGAGGGAGTCGATGCTATTTTAAGCGGACAGGATCTTTTAATGATACTGCCAACAGGTGGCGGAAAATCACTTGTCTATCAACTCCCAACCATGATGATGTCCGGTATTACCATCGTTATCTCACCGCTAATAGCACTTATGCAGGATCAGGTCGCTTCACTTGTCGCACAGAAGATTCCGGCAGCTATGATAAGCTCAGCACAATCGTATGATGAGATAGAGAGTATCCTCACGCAGGCGCACAACAACGAGTTGAAGTTTCTCTATCTCTCTCCGGAGAGACTCAACTCCAACAACACGATAGCAATACTGCAAAACCTGTCGATAAACTTCTTTGTCATTGACGAAGCACACTGTATCAGCCAGTGGGGACATGAGTTTCGTGATGATTATCGACTGCTTGGCAACTTAAAAGCAAACTTTCCGGACAAAAGCATCGCCGCTTTTACAGCAACCTCAACGGACAATGTCACCGATGATATCCTGCGTGAGCTTCGCTTGCAAGACCCGCTGCTTTTAAAGGGAAGTGTCTTTCGTAAA
Proteins encoded in this window:
- the mnmG gene encoding tRNA uridine-5-carboxymethylaminomethyl(34) synthesis enzyme MnmG → MNYDVIVVGGGHAGIEAALASARMGNKTLLVSMLAENVGATSCNPAVGGLAKGHLVREIDALGGEMGLITDEVGIQFRILNQTKGPAVRGSRAQIDMDKYRVIARNTILNTPNLDLAQDTVESLIIDNGEVKGVKTALLNEYQAKKVIITSGTFLNGIIHVGEIQQVGGRFGEQTSVGLSASLKNDAGLTMARLKTGTCARIDSSTIDFDQMEKQDGDALPNPFSFRTDREQFRATKKQLPCYIAYTNENTHNIIESNFYRAPLFTGQIAGKSPRYCPSIEDKIDKFPDKERHHLFIEPQTADNTECYINGMSTSLPPDVQRDMIHSVKGMEKAKIVRYGYAIEYDFVDPRELKHSLETKKIKGLYCAGQINGTTGYEEAAAQGIMAGINASLSLQDKEPLILRRDEAYIGVLIDDLVTKGTNEPYRMFTSRAEYRLLLREESADTRLAHYGHELGLISDEFYERVKQKDEQIRYGAQLLEETRFTPNKEFNTLLASMDEEPLKDVSTAQQLVARKSFTVEKMLKIVPELEKFDAYIQDEILVEGKYARYIDKQSEEIERMKKYLKVKIPEGFDFTIVSGLSKEVQEKLADFNPPTLQAAMNISGITPAAIEILHIYIKMAARSNKV
- a CDS encoding tetratricopeptide repeat protein is translated as MIQEANAAYNAKDYEKAYALFSQLAEEGNVDAMTSLGYMHQMGQGCEVDEAKTLELYTKAAEAKQPYALFNLAILYENGVGGVEHDMFKAHELHMEAAVREVPPAMYEVALMLERGLGCIQNYSEAAFWYEEAAKRGHAAAFNNLGTLYKEGHGVEQDDAKCFICFSRAAEAGLPEGLYNLGLLYDQGVGCEMDNDKALDLCRKAAYAGHEKAKSIIKNLQEDGKIVF
- the ribE gene encoding riboflavin synthase codes for the protein MFTGLIREVATVKSFAGSKLSIKSKYKAALGDSIAINGACLTVVEVTHDGFAVELSPESQKLLAIENYKNEVHIEPAMAMGDRFEGHIVQGHVDTIGEIEAMKNNGNSYDVFVKVDKKFIPYIVPKGSITIDGVSLTVNDVSSDNFRLTIIPHTMKETLFKNYKKGSRVNVETDMFARYIAHILKHQSGSKDSLSWDEVDAISAAF